The following DNA comes from Labrus mixtus chromosome 8, fLabMix1.1, whole genome shotgun sequence.
GGCTCCAGACCTGAACAAGGACCTGTACCTGCAGGACATCCACTGCGTCAGCTCTCTGTGTAAAGCGTATTTCAGAGAGCTGCCCAACCCTCTGCTCACATACCAGCTGTACGACAAGTTTGCTGTGAGTAGCTCACACAGttcactgctttgtttttgtgtttgagtagTTTATTGGAACGATCACTTGGGGACAGAGTAGCTCTCCAGCAGTAATGAGATTGTATTTCCGAACAAGTCCAGATCTTTCAATAAATACAGATGAGCCCAATACAAATTGAATCCTATTGTAtcctgtataaataaataaaaaagtaacatAAAATGGAGATAGTTATTGTTGTAAGTATTGTTCTTAAGTACAGTTCTTGAGAGAATGCATTACGTTAAAATGCCACCAGCACATATTTCAATGGATGACATTTCAATTGAAAATAGATAAAATGGACTTCTTAGATATTCATTcaaacatgtatgtgtgttacagGAGGCAGTGGCCatccagctggaggaggagaggctggtgaagatCAGAGATGTTCTGAAAGAACTGCCAGCACCACATTACAAGTAAACCTTTAGTTTCCAGCTTGAGGAAACATGAGGCAGTCTGTATTTTCTCTGCGGCTTTACCATCTTTTGGGCGAATAGTACCTTTGTAGTTTTAGTATTACATGCTTTATCTTACATCAGGATCATTTTTGGATTTGTCTTTGGGGGGTTTATAAGGTCTTCATGTGGCCTACCTCCTCTCTTGCTCAAAGTTTGCAAACCTCCTGTACTCATAGTTCAAAGAAAAGGTTTTCACCTAGGAACCAGGTGAAACTCAGTTTGATTTGCTCTGGCTTATGGGTCTACTCTCACTCCTTTTGATAAAAATATCGTACTGGCTAGATTCAGTCAACGGTTTTTCTCATATGGGCCAAGTTTGAGCACCGTTGAGACAGGATGGCAACCACTGATGTAGGAATGCTGATTCTGTTGTTTGGTCAGTATTAAACAAACTCTGTTGTGATTCAGAATATGTACAAAATGGTGAAGCGTACTAAAATATCTCAGGCCAAAGGTCTGTGTATGCTTTTAAACTAGGAGCTGTATAAATTGGTTGTTGAAAGCTGGGCAGTCCAGCAACGTTCAGCTTAATCCAACATGGTCCTTGGTCCACGTTTTGGTCCTTCTCCTGTTGATCTTGTTTACAGGAAATGAATCAGAAATGAGAGTTTCAGACTATGAGAATTGGTCCATTGATCTCTGACTTGAAATATTTTGGATATGTATACTGTCACCTCAAGTAGCACACCTATAGAAATGCATCATAAAACTAAGACTTTGGCCTGAAATAAAGGATGACCTGTGCCCCAGTTGAAAGCCTTTATCCCTTacactgtttttcatttcaggacTCTGGAGTTTCTGATGCGTCATCTTGTCAGAATGGCCTCGTATTCCTCAGAAACCAACATGCACGCCAGGAACTTGGCCATCGTCTGGGCCCCGAATCTGCTCAGGTTGGCCAATATGTGTTGTCCATCTCTGGTGAAGTACCTTTGAGCAAGACACTAATCATCAATCTATCCTAGATATGGGAAACAAAATACATAGGCTATTTGTCTGACCTTTTATGTTCATCCATGATTCTTCATTTCAACctacaattatttatttgagttttcatccttccatcaatcaatcaatcaatcaatcaatcaaccaaccaaccaaccaaccaaccaatcatccaaccaatcagtcagtcagtcagtcagtcagtcagtcagtcagtcaatcaatcaaacaaccaaccaactaatcaaccaaccaaccaaccaaccaaccaaccaaccaaccaaccaactaaccaatcaacaaaccaatcaatcaaccaatcaaccaatcaaccaatcaaccaaccaatcaatcaatcaatcaatcaaccaatcaatcaatcaatcaatcaatcaatcaatcaatcaatcaaccaatcaaccaatcaatcatcTTGTATGTTTAGGTCGAAGGATATTGAGGTGTCTGGCTTTAACGGTACAGCAGCCTTCATGGAGGTCAGGGTTCAGTCCATCGTGGTGGAGTTCATCCTCACACACGTCGCTCAGCTGTTTCCTGGACTaggtaacacaaacacacacaagcacacacacacacacacacacacacacacacacacacacacacacacacacacacacacacacacacacacacacacagagttatcAATGACTTTTTCACTGAATTACTTTTTCAGACTTATCAAACGAGAGGAGGAACTCACTCCCCTCGCCAACCGCAGCGTCTTGTGGGGAAgaagtatttttaaaatctgcaaGTCTTCAGCCTTTCCCGAACTTTGGTAACATCAGTCCAGGAGATGGTCCTCTACCCATAAGGCCCTACCACGCCATCATTGAAGGAACAGACAAGTGAGTTCAGTGTCTGACTTGTCTCATCTGGTTTTCAAGTGTCAATAATTATGATTTTGAAAACCTTATCCCACGCTAGGCCTGATTTAAGAGTACAATATTTTCTGTGTGAATTAATACAGTCTTTAGTGAGGTTTAGTGAGGACATAGTATGAGGTAAAGTCAGGTTCATCTTAgttgtttttcatatttaatgtctGTGTCTTGTTCAGGAGGAAAGGATCCCTAAAAGGCAGAAAGTGGATGTCAATTTTCAACATTGGAGGACGATTTCACGACCCACGAcggagacacaaacactcagccAAAGGTACAAAAACCTCATCAAGGTTAGAAGTCCTGGTAATAACTGATCCACTGTAACTCTAGAATTATAGACTTAAACAGATTATTTGATTCACTTTGAGTGCAGCTGAACTTTACCCTCAAGTTAAAGAAAGTGATAAAACATATGAAGTAAAAGTGAAACAGGAGATTTAAACCTACCTTGCACTGTGTTTCTTAAACCTCTACCtctctttaattaaaacatttttatttttttaattgtttctttgtttcagagAAAGACCGGCCAATTCTGAGACCTGCAAGAAGCATGGACTCCCTCAGTACATCCCCGTGTCCAAAAGAAGGTGCTCCTCCATCCTGTCACTCATTTCCAAACTGTCAATCAGACTGATAGATAGAGACCACACATAGAGACCTAAATATCTGGATAACACTTAAGAGAGGtggtaaaaacaataaaagaaactaGTGAAAAGCATTCAGACAGTTTTCTATGAATTGATTCACAGTCAAACTTGAAATTACACTATTGAAAAACTTGTTAAACATATTTCTACTTTTTCCAGTATCCAGACGTCCTGCACAGCACCCTCCTTCCACCATATCTCCCCTTGTCACCTCCTCCCCCCAGCCTGGCTCTGATGTGTCAGTATCCACCACCGGGATAGGTTGCAGTGAATATGCAGTGACGTACCGCAGGGGGACAGGGTTAGTGAGTGGGAGTGGAGGGACACAGGGCACCTACACCGCCTTAGACCCTGAAGGTTTGGGAGTCACAGGGAGTGAGACTCTGCAGACCAGATCCCCAGGACTCTCCACTAAAGTGGGCCGTAGAGCAGCCATGCACATCACGGGGCCCACCATGGTCACGGTGCCCTTACACATCACCTCCACCCTGGCCTTAGGAGTGCTGCAAGGGGGCGGGGCTGACAGGGTCATCCAGAGAGGCAGGGAGAAGGATGGAGGAGACAGGGTGGAGGGTACGGAGGGGCGAGACAGGAAGGAGAGCATAGTCAAAGAGAGGAAAGTGGAGGAAGGCAGGGTGGAGGGCACGGAGGGAAGAGACAGGAAGGAGAGCATAGTCAAAGAGAGGAAAGTGGAGGAAGGCAGGGTGGAGGGCACGGAGGGAAGAGACAGGAAGGAGAGCATAGTCAAAAGGAGGAAAGTGGAGGAAGGCAGGGCGGCTGAGAGAAAGGAGATGAATCACAGGAGGACAGTGACGGACGGGGAACAAGTCGTAGATGATAATGTACATGAAGAAGCAGGTGTTGATGAAGGTGCAGAAGGTAAAGGCATAAaaggggaggagaaagaggaggaggaggaggtcagaggaGATAGCAGAAAGGAGCCAGAGATGGTGATAAGAAATCGAAAGGTGTCCAGGGAGCAACGAGTCAAAAGCCTGACCTCCAACACCATGGAAGATGAATATATGGGTAATTTctcttattttattcaaatatttttaattagttATTACTTTTATTACCAGTTATTATATTGATATCAGTAATCACTTCATCTCCAATTAATCCTAGAGTGAGATGTTAGTCTAATGGGCCTGatgattcaatatttaaaatatgtcattaaGGGCTTTTGAATCACTGCCCTTCTTTAATCCCTGCCTGCGTTTTATATTTTCAGATATGAGAGATGTGATTGAGGTGACTCAGCCCGTCGATGTGTTTGAAGCGTCTGACATCCTCAACTCTACCGAGGTGGAAACAGACGACCTGGGCCTGTCAGGCTACGTTCAAGATAACTTTGAATTCCTGGACCAGATGGACCACATGGACTACGGTTTCACCTCTCAGGTAAGTGCGTGTTAGCTGTGCATGAGATATTTGCAGAGTTATTGAAGGTAGTAAATATTCACTTGTCTTTACCTCGTCAGGTGAACGAGTTCTCCGTTGAACCTCCCGGAGACTCGGATGATGAGTATGAAGTCATGGAGCAATATCATTCCTCCAATCATCTCGCAGAGGagcacacacaccagcagccaagccctgaaacacacacccGGAGTCCTACcgagtcaaacacacacaggccactCAGCATGGATTCACACAGCAGACATGCGAAATCCCTCAGCTTGCCGTACAGGGCCTCTGCTGTGATAGGAGCGGAGGAGTCCAGCTCTGAAGAGGAGGCTGATGATGACAGCAGTGACGAGGACGAAGGCATGTTTGTTAAAAGCCTCCCATGTGAATACTTTTTAAACAATCTGCCCGAGTTTGAAGCATACAGTACAGACAGATGTGCTCTGGATGGAGTCGCCGTGCATCAGTTGCAAATTTCTGAAGAAAGAGATAGTCCGTCACCGAACCTTGAAAGTCCTCCGCATTACGAATCATCTGAAGAAGAGCAGGAGAATGAAGACGTgaaagacaaagaagagaaTGCTGGACTGGAAGTAAGGGACTCaacagagaaggaagaggaactTCACCAGAGAAGAGACGTGCTGGAAAACAAAAGGCAAAGGTGAGgctcatttcacatttcatgtagGCCAACATGTTTACCAAGTCTGTCAGCAAATCAGCTCATAACATTACTCTGGATATCATACAAGTGATTTTCACACTTAACTGAGAAAGTATTTAGtagctgatttttttatttcaacaatgTCCTTGTAATAATGAGCCCACACGTAGCTTCAGAGCATTTTACCGTTTAGCACATTAGCACTTTAGCTGTCAGTCTCACTGCTGTCTACAAACTTGTTTCCAGAAGCAGCTAGCAGCTGTTTTCTACTTTCTTATCACGTAGTTGAACTATTAAGAGCTTTGGAGcaggacattttaaaaatgaagtaaaaattGGAGCTTATCAAATTGCCAGGTGAATGCTAATGCTACACCTTTATCTTCTggatgtgtaaacaaacaggcaACTGTTAGCTAACAAGGTCGTCATAATCACCTCAAATTTAAGTAACAGATTCTTGTGCTGCCCTCAAGTGGTCAAAAGCATCAAATACACAGTTTTAAAGCAAGATACACATagctgctaacgttagcactgGCGTCATATGGTGGCAGGCTACTATAGTATATCTTTCCTAATGTTAGCAAATCTCCTATAGGCTAAATAGAGCTGCATACCTGAACTGTCTGAATAAGTCAGTTGTTTTATCCCCTTGTTAGTCGCCTGTTAGCCTGTTACGTAGGCACGTTAGTCCTGCAGTGAAGCTGGTctgaaaatgtagaaatttcCCACAGGTGGTATCAGAAAGGTTAGTGCAGCTGAAAGAAATAACTCCAATGTTCCTTTTGTAGAAAGCACAAGAAAGACTAAATTTGAGACAGCATCATACATTGCATGACTTAAATAAAGTCAAGCCAGTCAggaatatgcaaaaaaaaagataagatttcttggaaatatgtttttctcatcataaatgaattaaaagaCATCCCCCAAAATCTAAAAATGGTTACCTCAAGattcaaaaagcacaaaaacgtTTTTTCAAATATGCTCAAAAGGAACTGTTGATGTACAAACAGACTAAATACTCTTAAACCAAGCGTATGCACCCCACATCATTTTTTTCGTCATTTATTTGCAGTGAAGCGACGGAGGCAGATCCCAGTGTTGttgaagaaacacaaagtgaagaAGAACAATCTCTCACTTTGGATTCAGCATCACCTCTCGCCTGCCCGGAGTGTCCAACGCCCAGCAGCGAGGAATCCAGCAATGTGGCAGACGTCAAAGTCGAGGAGAAGAGGGAATCAGTTGATGACCCTCAAACTGAATATCCAGCGTGTTGTGCTATTTTCAAACAGGAAGAAAGTTCTGACTTTCCTTTCAAAgacttttctgtttgtgtaataGAAGAGCCCAGATTCCATGTTagaggagatgatgatgaagatgatgatgaagacagGGTTTCCAAAGATGACTTAAGTCAAGAAACGGTTGAAGGAATAAAAGAAAGTGATGACAACACGAAG
Coding sequences within:
- the si:dkeyp-68b7.12 gene encoding rho GTPase-activating protein 30 yields the protein MRRVRRKGGHKEKVFGCDLLEHLSASSQEIPLVLRCCSEFVETHGIVDGIYRLSGVSSNIQKLRGEFEGDGAPDLNKDLYLQDIHCVSSLCKAYFRELPNPLLTYQLYDKFAEAVAIQLEEERLVKIRDVLKELPAPHYKTLEFLMRHLVRMASYSSETNMHARNLAIVWAPNLLRSKDIEVSGFNGTAAFMEVRVQSIVVEFILTHVAQLFPGLDLSNERRNSLPSPTAASCGEEVFLKSASLQPFPNFGNISPGDGPLPIRPYHAIIEGTDKRKGSLKGRKWMSIFNIGGRFHDPRRRHKHSAKEKDRPILRPARSMDSLSTSPCPKEVSRRPAQHPPSTISPLVTSSPQPGSDVSVSTTGIGCSEYAVTYRRGTGLVSGSGGTQGTYTALDPEGLGVTGSETLQTRSPGLSTKVGRRAAMHITGPTMVTVPLHITSTLALGVLQGGGADRVIQRGREKDGGDRVEGTEGRDRKESIVKERKVEEGRVEGTEGRDRKESIVKERKVEEGRVEGTEGRDRKESIVKRRKVEEGRAAERKEMNHRRTVTDGEQVVDDNVHEEAGVDEGAEGKGIKGEEKEEEEEVRGDSRKEPEMVIRNRKVSREQRVKSLTSNTMEDEYMDMRDVIEVTQPVDVFEASDILNSTEVETDDLGLSGYVQDNFEFLDQMDHMDYGFTSQVNEFSVEPPGDSDDEYEVMEQYHSSNHLAEEHTHQQPSPETHTRSPTESNTHRPLSMDSHSRHAKSLSLPYRASAVIGAEESSSEEEADDDSSDEDEGMFVKSLPCEYFLNNLPEFEAYSTDRCALDGVAVHQLQISEERDSPSPNLESPPHYESSEEEQENEDVKDKEENAGLEVRDSTEKEEELHQRRDVLENKRQSEATEADPSVVEETQSEEEQSLTLDSASPLACPECPTPSSEESSNVADVKVEEKRESVDDPQTEYPACCAIFKQEESSDFPFKDFSVCVIEEPRFHVRGDDDEDDDEDRVSKDDLSQETVEGIKESDDNTKEETIMGGYEEDSKEEESAILYELDDVEEDGGITECVVESVVGEEEEGEQREDTSGEKNDEERGTTETEVRIEKGAAEEKLPDPEEQQVCEQKETDVPNATELDEAIQKKCAKSKEATQNDREEVVSKEREKENHDKKRGDVQQIRIKSIDNELIEVKSGIGKAMKHEGSDGVKGGVGRKLVVSKQPKFYQVKAVPVVPPKPQHCKITALTLKHQQQQRERRDADRGRENALKVQTEGDHVCAGGQKKDGDDESEGEGKKEQQPEQRGGERERERRRDLDESLTRDSNRNSPLSMNFEEAVAIITMKREKEKEDDKEKERQKDWGNEVE